A stretch of the Ensifer sp. PDNC004 genome encodes the following:
- the hppD gene encoding 4-hydroxyphenylpyruvate dioxygenase, which translates to MGPFPHDAPPATITADNPAGTDGFEFVEFAHPEPEKLAELFTRMGYSPVAKHRSKNITVWRQGDINYILNAEPGSHAMRFVDEHGPCAPSMAWRVVDAKHAFDHAVSKGAIPYEGTDKCLDVPAIVGIGGSLLYFVETYGAKGSAYEGEFEWTGERNPKPEGVGFYYLDHLTHNVYRGNMDKWWAFYRELFNFTQIHFFDIDGRITGLVSRAITSPCGKIRIPLNESKDDTSQIEEYLRKYKGEGIQHIAVGTEGIYDATDKLSDNGLKFMPGPPETYYDMSHDRVHGHDEPIERMKKHGILIDGEGVVNGGMTKILLQIFSKTVIGPIFFEFIQRKGDEGFGEGNFRALFESIEADQIRRGELGPQAAE; encoded by the coding sequence ATGGGCCCCTTCCCGCATGACGCCCCGCCGGCAACGATTACCGCTGACAATCCCGCCGGCACGGACGGCTTTGAGTTCGTCGAATTCGCCCATCCGGAACCGGAAAAGCTGGCCGAGCTCTTTACGCGCATGGGCTACAGCCCGGTCGCCAAACACAGAAGCAAGAACATCACCGTCTGGCGCCAGGGCGACATCAACTACATCCTGAACGCCGAACCCGGTTCCCACGCCATGCGCTTCGTCGACGAGCACGGCCCCTGCGCCCCGTCGATGGCCTGGCGCGTCGTCGACGCCAAGCACGCCTTCGACCACGCAGTCTCGAAGGGCGCGATCCCGTATGAAGGCACGGACAAGTGTCTCGATGTCCCGGCGATCGTCGGCATCGGCGGTTCGCTGCTCTATTTCGTCGAGACCTACGGCGCCAAGGGCTCGGCCTACGAGGGCGAATTCGAGTGGACCGGCGAGCGCAACCCGAAGCCCGAGGGCGTCGGCTTCTATTATCTCGACCACCTGACCCACAACGTCTATCGCGGCAACATGGACAAGTGGTGGGCGTTCTACCGCGAACTGTTCAACTTCACCCAGATACACTTCTTCGACATCGACGGCCGCATCACCGGCCTCGTCAGCCGTGCGATCACCTCGCCCTGCGGCAAGATCCGTATTCCCTTGAACGAGTCCAAGGACGATACGAGCCAGATCGAGGAGTATCTGCGCAAGTACAAGGGCGAAGGCATCCAGCACATCGCCGTCGGCACCGAAGGCATCTACGATGCCACCGACAAGCTGTCGGACAACGGCCTGAAGTTCATGCCGGGCCCGCCGGAGACCTACTACGACATGTCTCACGACCGTGTGCACGGCCATGATGAGCCGATCGAGCGGATGAAGAAGCACGGCATCCTCATCGACGGCGAAGGTGTGGTGAACGGCGGCATGACCAAGATCCTCTTGCAGATCTTCTCGAAAACCGTGATCGGCCCGATCTTCTTCGAGTTCATCCAGCGCAAGGGCGACGAGGGTTTCGGCGAGGGCAACTTCCGCGCCCTGTTCGAATCGATCGAAGCCGACCAGATCCGTCGCGGCGAACTGGGACCGCAGGCCGCCGAATAA
- a CDS encoding Lrp/AsnC family transcriptional regulator, whose protein sequence is MEQLDGFDLKILSELQRDGHLTNNELSERIALSPSQCSRRRTRLEAEGYITGYQAQIDRQKLGLDLMVVISVTLATHNRDNAKRFGKLISGLPEVLEAYALTGEMDYHMRVVTPDLAGLSRFVNDVLLPHDSVQHVKTSIVLETLKSFEGVPIPERMKG, encoded by the coding sequence ATGGAGCAGCTTGACGGGTTCGATCTCAAGATCCTCAGCGAATTGCAGCGCGACGGGCATCTGACCAACAACGAATTGTCGGAACGCATCGCGCTTTCGCCGTCGCAATGCTCGCGCCGGCGCACCCGGCTTGAGGCGGAAGGCTACATCACCGGCTACCAGGCACAGATCGACCGGCAGAAGCTCGGCCTCGATCTGATGGTGGTGATCTCTGTCACACTCGCCACCCACAATCGCGACAATGCCAAGCGTTTCGGCAAGCTCATTTCAGGGCTGCCCGAGGTGCTGGAGGCCTATGCGCTCACCGGCGAGATGGACTACCACATGCGGGTGGTGACGCCCGATCTTGCGGGACTGTCGCGCTTCGTCAACGATGTGCTTCTGCCGCATGACAGCGTGCAGCATGTGAAGACGTCGATCGTGCTCGAAACCTTGAAGAGCTTCGAGGGCGTGCCGATCCCGGAGCGGATGAAGGGCTGA
- a CDS encoding MarR family winged helix-turn-helix transcriptional regulator — MAADGFELNTFLPYRLNRAAEFVALRFAAQYKARYQLTRPEWRTLAALGSTGRAMTATEVGAHSAMHKTKVSRAVALLEKRRWLTRREDENDRRIEHLELTKTGIRAYGELTELAARYQAELDMLIGAAGMQALSIGLEAVERAIGRFEPPPSA; from the coding sequence ATGGCCGCCGATGGCTTCGAACTCAATACCTTCCTGCCCTATCGCCTGAACCGCGCCGCCGAGTTCGTCGCGCTGCGCTTTGCCGCCCAGTACAAGGCGCGCTACCAGCTCACCCGCCCGGAATGGCGCACGCTCGCAGCCCTCGGCAGCACCGGTCGCGCAATGACCGCCACCGAAGTCGGCGCGCACTCGGCCATGCACAAGACGAAGGTCAGCCGCGCCGTCGCCTTGCTCGAAAAGCGCCGCTGGCTGACACGGCGCGAAGACGAGAACGACCGCCGCATCGAGCACCTGGAACTGACGAAGACGGGCATCCGGGCCTATGGCGAACTGACGGAACTTGCCGCCCGCTATCAGGCGGAACTCGACATGCTGATCGGTGCGGCCGGCATGCAGGCGCTCTCTATCGGCCTGGAAGCGGTAGAACGCGCCATCGGCAGGTTCGAACCTCCGCCCTCGGCCTGA
- the hmgA gene encoding homogentisate 1,2-dioxygenase, whose product MLDKAGKQAEAQVKANEALNYMPGFGNDFETESLPGALPQGQNSPQKCAYGLYAEQLSGSPFTAPRGTNERSWLYRIRPSVRHTGRFSRIDYPHWKTAPHVADHSLALGQLRWNPLPEPTEKLNFLQGIRTMTTAGDAPTHSGMAAHAYAFNADMVDDYFFNADGELLIVPEMGAIQVFTELGKMDVEPSEICIVPRGTMFKVTRLGDEKVWRGYICENYGAKFTLPDRGPIGANCLANPRDFKTPVAAFEEKETPCRVHVKWCGGFHVTEIGHSPLDVVAWHGNYAPYKYDLKTYSPVGAILFDHPDPSIFTVLTAPSGEEGTANIDFVIFPPRWLVAEHTFRPPWYHRNIMSEFMGLIYGRYDAKEEGFVPGGMSLHNMMLAHGPDASGYDKATNSELKPVKLDHTMAFMFETRFPQQLTRYAAELETLQDNYIDCWTDLKKRFNGTPEGDWS is encoded by the coding sequence ATGCTGGACAAGGCAGGAAAACAGGCCGAAGCACAGGTGAAGGCCAACGAAGCGCTCAACTATATGCCCGGCTTCGGCAATGATTTCGAGACCGAGAGCCTGCCCGGCGCGCTGCCGCAGGGTCAGAACAGCCCGCAGAAATGCGCCTATGGCCTCTATGCCGAGCAGCTTTCGGGCTCGCCCTTTACCGCGCCGCGCGGCACCAACGAGCGCTCGTGGCTCTATCGCATCCGCCCGAGCGTCCGCCACACCGGTCGCTTCAGCAGAATAGACTATCCGCACTGGAAGACGGCACCGCATGTCGCCGACCATTCCCTGGCGCTTGGCCAGTTGCGCTGGAATCCACTGCCGGAGCCGACGGAAAAGCTGAACTTCCTGCAGGGCATCCGCACGATGACGACGGCGGGCGATGCTCCGACGCATTCGGGCATGGCAGCGCATGCCTATGCCTTCAACGCCGACATGGTGGACGACTATTTCTTCAATGCCGACGGCGAGCTGCTGATTGTTCCGGAAATGGGCGCGATCCAGGTGTTCACCGAGCTCGGCAAGATGGACGTCGAACCCTCTGAGATCTGCATCGTGCCGCGCGGCACCATGTTCAAGGTGACGCGGCTTGGCGACGAGAAGGTCTGGCGCGGCTATATCTGCGAGAATTACGGTGCCAAGTTCACGCTGCCCGACCGCGGCCCCATCGGCGCCAATTGCCTCGCCAATCCGCGCGATTTCAAGACGCCGGTCGCCGCCTTCGAAGAGAAGGAGACGCCCTGCCGCGTGCATGTGAAGTGGTGCGGTGGCTTCCACGTGACCGAGATCGGCCACTCGCCGCTCGACGTCGTCGCCTGGCACGGCAATTACGCGCCCTACAAGTACGATCTGAAGACCTATTCGCCGGTTGGCGCTATCCTGTTTGACCATCCGGACCCGTCGATCTTCACCGTGCTGACGGCACCCTCGGGCGAAGAGGGCACGGCGAACATCGATTTCGTCATCTTCCCGCCGCGCTGGTTGGTAGCCGAGCACACCTTCCGTCCGCCCTGGTACCACCGCAACATCATGAGCGAATTCATGGGGCTGATCTACGGCCGCTACGACGCCAAGGAAGAGGGCTTCGTGCCCGGCGGCATGAGCCTGCACAACATGATGCTGGCGCATGGGCCCGATGCGTCGGGCTACGACAAGGCGACAAACAGTGAGTTGAAACCGGTGAAGCTCGACCATACGATGGCCTTCATGTTCGAGACCCGCTTCCCGCAGCAACTGACCCGCTACGCCGCCGAACTGGAGACGTTGCAGGACAACTACATCGACTGCTGGACGGATCTCAAGAAGCGGTTCAACGGGACGCCGGAAGGCGATTGGTCTTGA
- a CDS encoding MBL fold metallo-hydrolase, with product MSSRLVLLGSKGGPAIRPGGPWPTSSLLEIGGRTVVVDCGLGVTRGLTDAGVTLKTLDLIVITHLHSDHVLELGPLIHTAWTAGLSQPVRVFGPAGTQAYWHGFLQSMAFDVDIRIVDEGRPDLRALVEVIEFSEGEIFSEEGLTLSALRVDHPPVTDCFALRFDHAEGSVVFSSDTAYFPPLADFAKGADILVHEAMLAEGVDRLVARTGNGARLKEHLLASHSFAGEAAAIATAAGVGRLVLHHLIPADDPEITENHWTTAARKNWAGALTIAADGLVVKIADDSSV from the coding sequence TTGAGTTCACGCCTGGTTTTGCTCGGCAGCAAGGGTGGTCCGGCGATCCGGCCGGGTGGCCCGTGGCCGACCTCGTCGCTGCTTGAAATCGGCGGCCGGACTGTTGTCGTCGATTGCGGCCTCGGCGTAACCCGAGGTTTGACCGATGCCGGTGTCACACTGAAGACGCTGGACCTGATCGTCATTACCCACCTGCATTCGGATCATGTGCTGGAACTTGGCCCGCTCATTCACACGGCCTGGACCGCTGGGTTATCACAGCCGGTGCGGGTCTTCGGACCTGCAGGTACCCAAGCCTATTGGCACGGTTTCCTGCAGTCGATGGCCTTCGACGTCGACATCCGCATCGTCGACGAAGGCCGGCCGGACCTGCGCGCGTTGGTCGAGGTCATCGAATTCTCCGAAGGCGAAATCTTCTCGGAGGAAGGCCTGACGCTTTCGGCGCTGCGCGTCGACCATCCGCCGGTGACCGACTGTTTTGCGCTCCGCTTCGACCATGCGGAAGGCTCGGTCGTATTTTCGTCCGATACCGCCTATTTCCCGCCGCTTGCCGATTTCGCCAAAGGGGCCGACATTCTCGTGCACGAGGCGATGCTTGCCGAAGGCGTCGACCGGTTGGTGGCGCGCACCGGCAATGGCGCGCGGCTGAAAGAGCATCTGCTGGCAAGCCACAGCTTCGCCGGAGAGGCGGCAGCGATCGCAACCGCCGCCGGCGTCGGGCGGCTGGTGCTGCATCATCTGATCCCGGCCGACGATCCGGAAATTACGGAAAACCACTGGACTACGGCGGCTCGCAAAAACTGGGCGGGCGCCTTGACGATCGCCGCCGACGGCCTTGTTGTGAAGATAGCGGACGATTCGTCCGTCTAA
- a CDS encoding fumarylacetoacetate hydrolase family protein produces the protein MKLATLKDSTRDGKLVVVSRDLTRCSEVGHIARSLQAALDDWAHAGPRLARVAEGIETGSQPTIRFHEHDALSPLPRAYQWADGSAYVNHVELVRKARNAEMPASFWTDPLMYQGGSDSFIAPRDPIPLADESFGVDMEGEVAVVVDDVPMGATIDEARSAIRLVMLVNDVSLRGLIPAELAKGFGFFQSKPSSAFSPVAVSPDELGDAWDGGKLHLPLNVDLNGKPFGRANAGIDMTFDFAQLIAHAAKTRPLLAGTIIGSGTVSNKLDGGPGKPVAEGGAGYSCIAEVRMIETIAGGAPKTQFLRVGDVVRIEMKDKTGHSIFGAIEQTVEAYTKA, from the coding sequence ATGAAACTGGCGACACTCAAGGACAGTACGCGCGACGGAAAGCTCGTGGTCGTCTCTCGCGATCTCACCCGCTGCTCGGAAGTCGGGCACATCGCCCGCTCGTTGCAGGCAGCGCTCGACGATTGGGCGCATGCCGGTCCACGGCTTGCGCGTGTGGCTGAAGGGATCGAGACCGGCTCGCAGCCGACGATTCGCTTCCATGAACATGACGCGCTGTCGCCGTTGCCGCGCGCTTACCAATGGGCCGATGGCTCGGCCTACGTCAACCACGTCGAGTTGGTGCGCAAGGCCCGCAACGCCGAGATGCCGGCGAGCTTCTGGACCGATCCGCTGATGTACCAGGGCGGTTCCGACAGCTTCATCGCGCCGCGCGATCCGATCCCGCTTGCCGACGAGAGCTTCGGCGTCGACATGGAGGGCGAAGTCGCCGTCGTCGTCGACGACGTGCCGATGGGCGCCACCATCGACGAGGCTAGGTCGGCGATCCGTCTCGTCATGCTCGTCAACGACGTGTCGCTGCGCGGCCTCATCCCCGCCGAGCTTGCCAAGGGCTTCGGCTTCTTCCAGTCGAAACCGTCGTCGGCCTTCTCGCCGGTTGCCGTTTCGCCGGATGAGCTGGGTGACGCCTGGGATGGCGGCAAGCTGCATCTGCCGCTCAACGTCGATCTCAACGGCAAGCCCTTCGGCCGGGCGAATGCCGGCATCGACATGACCTTCGATTTCGCCCAACTGATCGCACATGCGGCCAAGACCCGGCCGCTTTTGGCCGGCACGATCATCGGCTCGGGCACAGTTTCCAACAAGCTCGACGGCGGGCCGGGCAAACCAGTTGCCGAAGGTGGCGCCGGTTATTCCTGCATCGCGGAAGTCCGGATGATCGAGACGATCGCCGGCGGCGCGCCGAAGACGCAGTTCCTCCGGGTCGGCGATGTCGTACGCATCGAGATGAAGGACAAGACCGGTCATTCGATCTTCGGCGCGATCGAGCAGACCGTCGAAGCCTACACCAAGGCCTGA
- the maiA gene encoding maleylacetoacetate isomerase translates to MSETVLYDYWRSSASYRVRIALNSLGESYRSVPVDLLAKAHKAPEHLARNPQGLVPVLEIDGERFTQSLAIIEYLAETRATSGFLPEDAIGRQRVRSLSYAIAMDIHPVCNLSVVSHVMANADDGEAARRNWMRKFIGEGLAAFERLLDHPSATGRFCHGDSPTMADFCLVPQVYNARRWDVDLSACPRLVGIDQNCAEIEAFARAHPDRTPR, encoded by the coding sequence ATGAGCGAGACCGTCCTTTACGATTACTGGCGTTCGTCGGCGAGCTATCGGGTGCGCATCGCGCTCAACAGCCTCGGCGAAAGCTATCGTTCGGTGCCGGTCGACCTGCTTGCCAAGGCGCACAAGGCGCCGGAGCATCTGGCCCGCAACCCGCAAGGGCTGGTGCCTGTGCTTGAGATCGATGGCGAGCGCTTCACGCAATCGCTCGCCATCATCGAGTACCTCGCCGAGACCCGGGCAACCTCCGGCTTCCTGCCGGAAGACGCCATCGGTCGTCAGCGGGTGCGCAGCCTGTCCTATGCGATCGCCATGGACATCCACCCTGTCTGCAATCTCAGCGTCGTGTCCCACGTCATGGCCAATGCCGACGATGGCGAGGCGGCGCGGCGGAACTGGATGCGCAAGTTCATCGGCGAGGGGCTTGCCGCTTTCGAGCGCTTGCTCGACCATCCCTCCGCGACCGGGCGCTTCTGCCATGGCGACAGTCCGACCATGGCGGATTTCTGCCTGGTGCCGCAGGTCTACAATGCCCGCCGATGGGACGTCGATCTTTCGGCCTGTCCGCGGCTCGTCGGGATCGACCAGAACTGCGCGGAGATCGAGGCTTTCGCCCGTGCGCACCCGGACCGCACGCCGCGCTGA